One window from the genome of Hyphomonas neptunium ATCC 15444 encodes:
- a CDS encoding DUF58 domain-containing protein, with product MTPAADLRAEAESLARQLPGLNFRAEASEAAHIGSAGRRRAGTGENFWQYRRFMQEDAPGRIHWRRSAKGTELFVRESELETARTVLFWADDAPGFRWKGAGDLRTKAEEATLLMLTMAIMMSRDGERIGALGSGRNPSFGKRAVDRLLDDLLRGTRGQFPPPPRASATMVVASDFYDPPAEWQARLGPLAGRCPEGILLAVSAPVEIAFPFEGRTKLSRPGTGDERILGRAETMREEYMRRFTVQREALSGLAARMGWALVTHVTGSPALSAAARLKAEIERFGVAR from the coding sequence ATGACGCCTGCCGCCGACCTTCGCGCAGAGGCCGAGAGCCTGGCCCGGCAATTGCCGGGGCTGAACTTCAGGGCGGAAGCTTCTGAGGCAGCCCATATCGGCTCGGCGGGACGGCGGCGCGCGGGGACGGGCGAGAACTTCTGGCAATACCGCCGCTTCATGCAGGAAGACGCGCCGGGGCGTATTCACTGGCGCCGCTCGGCCAAGGGCACGGAGCTGTTCGTGCGCGAGAGCGAGCTGGAGACGGCGCGCACTGTACTGTTCTGGGCAGACGACGCGCCGGGCTTTCGCTGGAAGGGCGCGGGCGATCTGCGCACCAAGGCGGAGGAAGCGACCCTCCTGATGCTGACGATGGCGATCATGATGTCGCGCGACGGCGAGCGGATTGGCGCGCTGGGCTCTGGCCGCAATCCGAGCTTTGGCAAGCGGGCGGTGGACCGGCTGCTGGATGATCTTTTGCGCGGCACGCGCGGGCAGTTTCCGCCCCCGCCCCGCGCCAGCGCGACGATGGTGGTAGCGTCTGACTTTTATGATCCGCCTGCTGAATGGCAAGCGCGGCTGGGGCCGCTCGCCGGGCGCTGCCCGGAAGGCATATTGCTGGCGGTGTCGGCGCCGGTGGAGATTGCGTTTCCGTTTGAGGGACGCACGAAACTCTCCCGCCCCGGCACGGGCGACGAACGCATTCTGGGCCGGGCCGAGACGATGCGCGAGGAATATATGCGCCGGTTTACAGTGCAGCGCGAGGCGCTTTCGGGCCTTGCCGCGCGGATGGGCTGGGCGCTGGTGACGCATGTGACGGGGAGCCCGGCGCTTTCCGCCGCCGCGCGCCTGAAGGCGGAGATTGAACGGTTCGGGGTGGCGCGGTGA
- a CDS encoding AAA family ATPase has protein sequence MAIHVKPEAPEHMADTTVNTENPVADAEAATETLARVKAEIGKAVFGQEKVVELSLAAVLAGGHALLIGAPGLAKTRLVEAMGTALGLANQRIQFTPDLMPSDILGSEVLDESPTGERSFRFLKGPVFTQLLMADEINRASPRTQSALLQAMQEKHVTVTGVRHDLPAPFHVLATQNPIEQEGTYPLPEAQLDRFLLKVDVAYPDLDTERRILIETTRGGEAPVKAALNAAELLKIQALVRQMPVGEKLVATILNLIREARPEQTSDARVKRLVDWGPSPRAGQALMLAARARALLRGRLAPSMEDIEALADPCLGHRMAMRYDPTGDAPKLSDLINDLVRKSA, from the coding sequence ATAGCCATACACGTGAAGCCGGAGGCGCCTGAACACATGGCCGATACCACAGTGAACACTGAAAACCCCGTAGCAGACGCAGAAGCCGCCACTGAAACCCTCGCCCGGGTGAAGGCCGAGATCGGCAAGGCCGTGTTTGGCCAGGAGAAGGTGGTGGAGCTGTCGCTTGCCGCTGTGCTGGCCGGCGGGCATGCGCTGCTGATCGGCGCGCCGGGCCTGGCCAAGACGCGGCTGGTCGAAGCGATGGGCACGGCGCTGGGCCTCGCCAATCAGCGCATCCAGTTTACGCCTGACCTGATGCCGTCCGATATTCTCGGCTCTGAAGTGCTGGACGAAAGCCCGACCGGAGAGCGGAGTTTCCGGTTTCTCAAGGGACCGGTGTTCACCCAGCTGCTGATGGCCGATGAGATCAACCGGGCTTCGCCGCGCACCCAGTCTGCGCTGCTCCAGGCGATGCAGGAGAAGCATGTGACGGTGACGGGCGTGCGCCATGATCTGCCCGCGCCGTTCCATGTTCTGGCGACGCAGAACCCGATCGAGCAGGAGGGCACCTATCCCCTGCCCGAGGCCCAGCTGGACCGGTTCCTCTTGAAAGTGGACGTGGCCTATCCCGACCTCGACACCGAGCGGCGCATCCTGATCGAGACGACGCGCGGGGGCGAGGCGCCGGTGAAAGCCGCGCTGAACGCCGCCGAACTGCTGAAGATCCAGGCGCTGGTGCGCCAGATGCCCGTGGGCGAGAAGCTCGTGGCGACGATCCTGAACCTCATCCGCGAGGCGCGGCCCGAGCAGACCTCGGACGCACGCGTGAAACGGCTGGTGGATTGGGGGCCATCGCCAAGGGCGGGACAGGCCCTGATGCTGGCGGCGCGCGCGCGGGCGTTGCTGCGCGGGCGGCTGGCGCCGTCGATGGAGGATATTGAGGCGCTGGCGGATCCGTGCCTCGGGCACCGGATGGCGATGCGGTATGACCCCACGGGCGACGCGCCGAAACTCAGTGACCTGATCAATGACCTTGTGAGGAAATCGGCATGA
- a CDS encoding DUF1285 domain-containing protein produces the protein MTSSPGTILSVEETLKAILPEGKFGAELPPVEKWNPETVRNIGMEIRADGSWWHEGGEIKRDRLVKLFARILRKDADGQTYLVTPHEKVIVAVEDAPFLAGRMDVLGTPGPDQEIGFVTTVGDVTLAGPDRPIRVETDAETGEPSPYVLVRGRLEAKLARSVFYELVELAVPAPNDSNLLGVWSKGSFFPLGPVA, from the coding sequence GTGACATCCAGTCCCGGCACAATTCTCAGCGTTGAGGAAACGCTTAAGGCCATCCTGCCGGAAGGCAAGTTTGGCGCTGAGTTACCGCCCGTTGAGAAATGGAATCCCGAAACCGTCAGGAATATCGGCATGGAAATCCGCGCCGATGGCAGCTGGTGGCATGAAGGCGGTGAAATCAAGCGGGACCGGCTGGTCAAACTCTTTGCCCGAATCCTGCGAAAAGATGCCGACGGGCAGACCTATCTTGTCACCCCTCATGAAAAAGTGATCGTCGCAGTCGAAGACGCGCCCTTCCTGGCGGGCCGTATGGATGTGCTGGGCACGCCCGGCCCGGATCAGGAAATCGGCTTTGTCACGACCGTGGGCGATGTCACCCTTGCCGGGCCAGACCGCCCCATCCGCGTGGAGACAGACGCCGAAACCGGCGAGCCCTCGCCCTATGTCCTGGTGCGCGGCCGGCTTGAAGCCAAACTCGCCCGGTCTGTCTTCTATGAACTGGTCGAACTGGCCGTTCCGGCGCCAAATGACAGCAATTTGCTCGGCGTGTGGAGCAAAGGGAGTTTCTTTCCGCTCGGACCTGTGGCTTGA
- a CDS encoding CoA pyrophosphatase yields MAWQNLDDFVDRVTAKLDPPAGQGRLTEMGDMDFLTPEEVAIIRPAAVLFGVIPRKEGPTALLTLRPTTMADHAGQVALPGGKVDPIDLDEVAAALREAHEEVGAHPDDVDVLGKASPYITGTRYRITPVVGLLPADFIPIPEPGEVAAIFETPLELLMNPKSYTTGQAFYKGAHREYYEMPYNGFRIWGVTAGIIRRLYQTLYESD; encoded by the coding sequence ATGGCCTGGCAAAACCTTGATGACTTTGTAGATCGCGTCACCGCGAAGCTCGACCCGCCCGCCGGGCAGGGGCGCCTCACCGAAATGGGCGACATGGATTTCCTCACGCCCGAGGAAGTCGCCATCATCCGCCCGGCCGCTGTTCTCTTCGGCGTTATCCCCCGCAAGGAAGGCCCCACCGCGCTGCTCACCCTGCGCCCCACCACAATGGCAGACCATGCCGGCCAGGTCGCGCTGCCCGGCGGCAAGGTGGACCCGATTGATCTGGATGAAGTCGCCGCTGCCCTGCGCGAAGCGCATGAAGAAGTCGGCGCGCATCCCGATGATGTCGATGTGCTGGGCAAGGCCTCGCCCTACATCACCGGCACGCGCTACCGCATCACGCCGGTCGTCGGCCTCCTTCCGGCAGACTTCATACCCATCCCGGAGCCCGGCGAAGTGGCCGCCATCTTCGAGACCCCGCTCGAGCTGTTGATGAACCCCAAAAGCTACACGACGGGCCAGGCCTTCTACAAAGGCGCCCACCGCGAATATTACGAAATGCCTTATAATGGCTTCCGCATCTGGGGCGTTACCGCCGGCATTATCCGCCGCCTCTACCAGACGCTCTACGAAAGCGATTGA
- a CDS encoding DUF6111 family protein, which produces MAGRLLFEAFVFSLPFLVFGIYLLATRSAEDAGKRRWPIQMLFIIGLVLATLAWFLLILLEPRERNMCVEPARYENGQLIPARKYPCERHPEDVGIQRGLTNPSETPAQTPADDPT; this is translated from the coding sequence ATGGCCGGACGGCTGCTGTTTGAAGCCTTCGTGTTCTCGCTGCCGTTCCTCGTGTTCGGCATCTACCTGCTTGCGACCCGCTCGGCCGAAGACGCCGGCAAGCGCAGATGGCCGATCCAGATGTTGTTCATCATCGGCCTCGTCCTCGCAACGCTCGCCTGGTTCCTGCTGATCCTGCTGGAGCCGCGCGAACGCAACATGTGCGTCGAGCCGGCCCGCTACGAGAATGGCCAGCTGATCCCGGCGCGCAAATACCCCTGCGAGCGCCATCCTGAAGATGTCGGCATCCAGCGCGGCCTCACCAACCCGTCCGAGACCCCGGCTCAAACCCCCGCCGATGACCCGACCTGA
- a CDS encoding CCA tRNA nucleotidyltransferase: MTRPDRITADWLTAPASRAVMAALDAARAGASRYVGGSVRNTLRGLKAEDVDIATQLLPQETAAALEAAGIRVIPTGIEHGTVTAFYKGVPIEITTLRRDVETDGRRAVVAFTQDWAEDAARRDFRMNAIYAGAEGELYEVIPGSIDDAIAGRVIFIGEGDQRLIEDYLRILRFYRFNAWYGAGIDEDGQGACARQREGLRKIAAERIWKELKRTLAAPDPAPAMAAMEEAGVLEILLPGASAALLPGLAAVEAANGLAPDPMQRLMALLPRRQRDVTDAANALRLSNQEAARLQAWADPALGHVLALGPAPRREACYRFTPQAVLDRALIEAASGGEGSLTPLLQEKAHWMRPVFPIGGQDALAAGLKGPDIGKRLYTLEQAWIASGFRLSREDLLSRLK; this comes from the coding sequence ATGACCCGACCTGACCGCATAACGGCAGACTGGCTCACCGCGCCCGCTAGCCGGGCGGTCATGGCCGCGCTTGACGCGGCCCGCGCCGGCGCGTCCCGTTATGTCGGCGGATCGGTGCGCAACACCCTGCGCGGCCTGAAGGCTGAGGATGTCGACATCGCCACCCAGCTGCTCCCGCAGGAGACCGCCGCCGCGCTGGAAGCTGCCGGTATCCGCGTCATTCCCACAGGCATCGAGCACGGCACCGTCACCGCCTTCTACAAGGGCGTGCCCATCGAGATCACCACCCTGCGCCGGGATGTCGAAACCGATGGCCGCCGCGCCGTTGTCGCCTTCACCCAGGATTGGGCCGAAGACGCCGCCCGCCGCGACTTCCGCATGAACGCCATCTATGCCGGCGCGGAGGGGGAACTTTACGAAGTCATCCCCGGCTCCATCGACGACGCCATTGCTGGTCGCGTCATCTTCATCGGCGAGGGCGACCAGCGCCTGATCGAAGACTATCTGCGCATCCTGCGCTTCTACCGGTTCAACGCCTGGTATGGCGCGGGCATCGATGAAGACGGGCAGGGCGCCTGCGCCCGCCAGCGCGAAGGCCTCCGGAAGATTGCCGCGGAACGGATCTGGAAAGAGCTCAAACGCACGCTCGCCGCGCCCGATCCCGCGCCCGCCATGGCCGCGATGGAAGAGGCCGGCGTGCTCGAAATCCTCCTGCCGGGTGCCAGCGCCGCCCTGTTGCCCGGTCTGGCCGCGGTTGAAGCCGCCAATGGCCTGGCGCCTGATCCGATGCAGCGCCTCATGGCCCTTCTGCCCCGCCGTCAGCGCGACGTGACAGACGCGGCCAATGCCCTGCGCCTCTCCAATCAGGAAGCCGCCCGCCTGCAAGCCTGGGCCGACCCCGCGCTCGGCCATGTCCTCGCCCTCGGCCCGGCCCCCCGGCGCGAAGCCTGCTACCGCTTCACCCCCCAGGCCGTCCTCGACCGCGCCCTCATCGAAGCGGCCAGCGGCGGGGAGGGCAGCCTCACGCCGCTCTTGCAGGAGAAGGCCCACTGGATGCGCCCCGTCTTCCCCATCGGCGGACAGGACGCGCTCGCCGCCGGCCTCAAAGGCCCCGACATCGGCAAGCGGCTCTACACGCTGGAACAGGCCTGGATCGCGTCCGGCTTCCGCCTTTCACGGGAAGACCTGCTCTCGCGCCTGAAATGA
- a CDS encoding AbrB/MazE/SpoVT family DNA-binding domain-containing protein produces the protein MTKLKIRKIGNSLGVVLPKDVIDQLKVKEGDTLDVLPTDAGVTLSVSDEEVDKLMLMAERIMDENREVLRALAK, from the coding sequence ATGACCAAGCTGAAAATCCGCAAGATCGGCAATTCCCTCGGTGTTGTGCTGCCCAAGGATGTCATTGATCAGCTCAAGGTGAAGGAAGGCGACACGCTCGACGTGCTGCCCACCGACGCCGGTGTCACCCTCTCGGTCTCCGACGAAGAGGTCGACAAGCTGATGCTGATGGCTGAGCGCATCATGGATGAAAACCGCGAGGTCCTGCGGGCCCTGGCAAAATGA
- a CDS encoding type II toxin-antitoxin system death-on-curing family toxin gives MSEPVWLPLELLIRLHDRQIELHGGLPGTRDPGLLESAVARPLNAWSYGETDLFTLASLYAGGLIKNHPFLDGNKRIGFLAALLFLEANGWKMAAPMAERLAFTLQLAASEVSEEGYAAWLRRSCEKL, from the coding sequence ATGAGCGAGCCCGTCTGGCTGCCTCTGGAACTGCTCATCCGCCTGCACGACCGGCAGATCGAGCTGCATGGCGGGCTGCCCGGCACGCGCGATCCCGGGCTCCTCGAAAGCGCGGTCGCCCGGCCTCTGAACGCCTGGTCCTATGGCGAGACAGACCTCTTCACGCTCGCCTCGCTCTATGCGGGCGGCCTGATCAAGAACCATCCGTTCCTGGACGGCAACAAGCGTATCGGCTTCCTCGCCGCGCTCCTCTTTCTGGAGGCAAATGGCTGGAAAATGGCCGCCCCCATGGCAGAGCGCCTGGCCTTCACGCTTCAGCTTGCTGCAAGTGAAGTAAGTGAGGAGGGCTACGCCGCCTGGCTCCGCCGCTCCTGCGAAAAACTCTGA
- the hemF gene encoding oxygen-dependent coproporphyrinogen oxidase, translating into MTDTETAGFTGRKAQASAWFRALQEEIIGRFEAIEDAAVPPLYRGEAGRFDLKAWRRGDGSEDLGGGRMGLMRGKVFEKVGVHFSEVHGTFSEAFAAQIPGADKSGGRFWASGISLIAHPLNPRVPAAHMNTRMLVTSEAWFGGGGDLTPLLAYQRDQDFVDTVDFHAAMKAACDTHPGADYAHMKEHCETYFHLPHRSEPRGTGGIFYDRFNTGDWEADFAFTQEVGRKFADIYPGLVRRRMIEPWSEAEREAQLIQRGRYVEYNLLYDRGTTFGLKTGGNIESILSSMPPVVKWP; encoded by the coding sequence ATGACCGATACAGAGACTGCCGGCTTTACCGGCCGCAAGGCGCAGGCGAGCGCCTGGTTCCGCGCCCTTCAGGAAGAGATCATTGGCCGCTTCGAGGCGATCGAAGACGCGGCTGTGCCACCGCTCTATCGCGGCGAGGCCGGGCGATTCGATCTGAAGGCGTGGCGCCGGGGCGATGGCAGCGAAGACCTGGGCGGGGGCCGGATGGGCCTGATGCGCGGCAAGGTGTTCGAGAAGGTGGGCGTCCACTTCTCAGAGGTGCACGGCACGTTTTCCGAAGCGTTTGCGGCGCAGATACCCGGCGCGGACAAGTCCGGCGGACGGTTCTGGGCCAGTGGCATCTCCTTGATTGCGCATCCTTTGAACCCGCGCGTGCCCGCCGCGCACATGAACACGCGCATGCTGGTGACCAGTGAAGCCTGGTTTGGCGGGGGCGGCGACCTCACCCCCCTGCTCGCCTATCAGCGCGATCAGGACTTTGTGGATACGGTGGATTTTCACGCCGCGATGAAGGCGGCCTGCGATACCCATCCCGGCGCCGATTACGCGCACATGAAAGAGCATTGCGAGACCTATTTCCACCTGCCCCATCGCAGCGAGCCGCGGGGCACGGGCGGCATCTTCTATGACCGGTTCAATACCGGCGACTGGGAGGCCGATTTTGCCTTCACTCAGGAAGTGGGGCGGAAATTTGCCGATATATATCCGGGCCTTGTACGCCGCCGGATGATCGAGCCGTGGAGTGAGGCCGAGCGCGAGGCGCAGCTGATCCAGCGGGGGCGGTATGTGGAATATAACCTGCTCTATGACCGGGGCACGACCTTTGGCCTGAAGACCGGCGGAAACATCGAGAGCATTCTTTCTTCGATGCCGCCGGTGGTGAAATGGCCCTGA
- the petA gene encoding ubiquinol-cytochrome c reductase iron-sulfur subunit codes for MTTETHAEAVDEDRRNFIHIATGSVALGGAAMFAWTLVDQWNPAADTRAASALDVDVSKVPLGGEIRILIGGKPFFVRHRTPSEISAAESVNVSILPDPETDEARLRPKADGSLNKAILVTSGSCTHLGCVPVGPSQGNTGDYGGWYCPCHGSHYDTSGRIRKGPAPSNLPVPNYRWVSDSVVNISL; via the coding sequence GTGACGACAGAGACCCACGCCGAGGCGGTCGATGAAGACCGCCGCAACTTTATTCACATCGCCACAGGCTCCGTCGCGCTCGGCGGCGCCGCCATGTTCGCCTGGACACTGGTAGACCAGTGGAATCCGGCCGCGGATACCCGCGCGGCATCGGCGCTGGACGTCGATGTTTCCAAGGTTCCGCTTGGCGGCGAGATCCGCATCCTGATCGGCGGCAAGCCGTTCTTCGTGCGCCACCGCACCCCGTCCGAAATCTCGGCGGCCGAATCGGTGAACGTTTCGATCCTGCCAGATCCTGAAACCGACGAAGCCCGTCTTCGCCCGAAAGCCGATGGCTCGCTGAACAAGGCGATTCTCGTCACCTCCGGTTCCTGCACCCACCTTGGCTGCGTCCCGGTCGGCCCGTCTCAGGGCAATACGGGTGATTATGGCGGCTGGTACTGCCCCTGCCACGGGTCGCACTACGACACGTCGGGCCGTATCCGCAAAGGTCCCGCCCCGTCGAACCTTCCCGTCCCCAACTATCGCTGGGTCTCTGACTCGGTCGTCAACATCTCCCTCTGA
- a CDS encoding cytochrome b, with protein MSGHDSKYTPNSAFERWLDTRLPIIRFANDTMITFPTPKNLNYWYIFGGVLAVCLAIQIITGVILAMHYEASVDGAFASVERIMRDVPYGWLLRYVHANGASMFFLAVYLHMFRGLYYGSYKAPREVLWIIGCVIYLLMMATAFLGYMLPWGQMSYHGSNVITGLFGAIPLVGESIQTWLMGGPSIGNQTLQRFFSLHYLLPFMIAGAVILHIWALHVPGNTNPTGVEVKDIEKDTVPFHPYYTVKDAFGIVLFLIMFAVFVFYAPNVLGHADNYIEANALVTPAHIVPEWYLLPFYAILRAITFDLGPIDAKLLGVIFMFAAIAVLFLLPWLDTSKVKSMRYRPVARQFFFGFLVVCFLLGWCGAANPDDAVIPALQGDPSLVVSYTVEGAPATTTYKGGDEAFEEARAFMASLPAGTNPSLSAVPAPTFAFRHLSLILTFLYFGYFVALFFIGLTEKPKALPESIHKSVLKRKPKETGNAVPAE; from the coding sequence ATGAGCGGACATGACTCCAAATACACGCCCAACTCTGCCTTTGAGCGCTGGCTAGACACCCGCCTGCCGATCATTCGCTTTGCGAATGATACGATGATCACATTCCCGACGCCGAAAAACCTGAACTACTGGTACATTTTCGGCGGCGTTCTGGCCGTCTGTCTGGCCATCCAGATCATCACCGGCGTTATCCTGGCCATGCACTATGAAGCCAGCGTCGATGGCGCCTTTGCTTCGGTCGAGCGCATCATGCGCGACGTGCCCTATGGCTGGCTGCTGCGCTACGTCCACGCCAACGGCGCCTCGATGTTCTTCCTCGCCGTTTACCTCCACATGTTCCGCGGTCTCTATTACGGCTCCTACAAGGCGCCCCGCGAAGTGCTGTGGATCATCGGCTGCGTGATCTACCTCCTGATGATGGCCACGGCCTTCCTCGGCTACATGCTGCCCTGGGGCCAGATGTCCTATCACGGCTCGAACGTGATCACCGGCCTCTTTGGCGCCATTCCGCTGGTCGGCGAAAGCATCCAGACCTGGCTGATGGGTGGCCCTTCGATCGGTAACCAGACGCTCCAGCGCTTCTTCTCGCTGCACTATCTGTTGCCCTTCATGATCGCCGGCGCTGTCATCCTGCACATCTGGGCGCTGCACGTTCCGGGCAACACCAACCCGACCGGTGTTGAAGTGAAAGACATCGAGAAAGACACCGTGCCCTTCCACCCGTACTACACGGTGAAGGATGCCTTCGGCATCGTGCTCTTCCTGATCATGTTTGCCGTCTTCGTCTTCTATGCGCCCAACGTTCTGGGCCATGCCGACAACTACATCGAGGCGAACGCCCTGGTGACCCCGGCCCACATCGTGCCTGAATGGTATCTGCTGCCGTTCTACGCGATCCTGCGCGCCATCACCTTCGACCTTGGCCCCATCGATGCCAAACTCCTCGGCGTCATCTTCATGTTCGCCGCCATTGCAGTGCTCTTCCTGCTGCCCTGGCTCGACACGTCGAAGGTCAAGTCGATGCGCTACCGTCCGGTGGCCCGTCAGTTCTTCTTCGGCTTCCTGGTCGTCTGCTTCCTGCTTGGCTGGTGCGGCGCGGCCAATCCGGACGACGCGGTCATCCCGGCGCTGCAGGGCGATCCGAGCCTGGTGGTGAGCTACACGGTGGAGGGCGCCCCGGCGACCACCACCTACAAAGGCGGCGATGAAGCGTTTGAAGAAGCCCGCGCCTTCATGGCCAGCCTGCCGGCCGGTACCAACCCCAGCCTCTCGGCTGTTCCGGCGCCGACCTTCGCCTTCCGCCACCTGTCGCTGATTCTGACCTTCCTGTACTTCGGCTACTTCGTGGCCCTGTTCTTCATCGGCCTGACCGAGAAGCCGAAGGCACTGCCGGAATCGATCCATAAATCCGTGCTGAAGCGTAAGCCCAAGGAAACGGGCAATGCAGTGCCGGCTGAGTAA
- a CDS encoding cytochrome c1: MKTFRILAAGLMGLAFAGLAHAAGGSKHPHGPEEGWPFEGVTGQFDKASVQRGYQVYKQVCSSCHGMKLMSYRNLGEPGGPFYDPAYPNPNDNPFVKALAAENEVMNATPNDTGEYDYRPAMPADRFRAPFPNDAAARAANGGALPPDLSVMVKARHYGADYIFDLMTGYPDPTLFEDREVQENGETLYQKVLDVSKFEKLGDYRPEHTSYLVQPAGQYYNPYMAGDTTPNYEGDPRHAPPGGFLAMAPQLTDGRVEYTDGTEATAEQMAYDVAQFLAWASEPKLEARKRTGLATMAFLLILTTLLWFSYKQIWRKVEH, translated from the coding sequence ATGAAAACCTTCCGCATCCTCGCTGCTGGCCTGATGGGCCTGGCCTTTGCAGGCCTCGCCCATGCTGCAGGCGGCTCGAAGCACCCGCACGGCCCCGAAGAAGGCTGGCCGTTTGAAGGCGTCACCGGTCAGTTTGACAAGGCGTCGGTCCAGCGTGGCTATCAGGTCTACAAGCAGGTCTGTTCCAGCTGCCACGGCATGAAGCTGATGAGCTACCGCAACCTCGGTGAGCCCGGCGGCCCGTTCTATGATCCGGCCTATCCCAACCCGAACGACAACCCGTTCGTGAAGGCATTGGCGGCCGAGAACGAAGTCATGAACGCCACGCCCAACGACACGGGCGAGTATGACTATCGCCCCGCCATGCCGGCGGACCGTTTCCGCGCGCCGTTCCCGAACGACGCGGCGGCCCGCGCGGCCAATGGCGGCGCCCTGCCGCCCGATCTCTCGGTGATGGTCAAGGCCCGCCACTATGGCGCGGACTATATCTTCGACCTGATGACCGGTTATCCCGACCCCACGCTGTTTGAAGACCGTGAAGTCCAGGAGAATGGCGAGACGCTTTACCAGAAAGTGCTCGACGTTTCGAAGTTCGAGAAGCTCGGCGACTACCGCCCCGAGCACACCTCCTACCTCGTCCAGCCGGCTGGCCAGTACTACAACCCCTATATGGCGGGCGACACCACGCCCAACTATGAGGGCGACCCGCGCCATGCTCCGCCCGGCGGCTTCCTCGCCATGGCCCCGCAACTGACGGACGGCCGCGTCGAGTATACCGACGGCACCGAGGCAACGGCTGAGCAGATGGCCTATGACGTGGCCCAGTTCCTGGCCTGGGCGTCCGAGCCCAAGCTGGAAGCGCGCAAGCGCACGGGCCTGGCCACCATGGCCTTCCTGCTGATCCTCACAACGCTGCTCTGGTTCTCCTACAAGCAGATCTGGCGCAAGGTTGAGCACTAG